In Ferribacterium limneticum, a genomic segment contains:
- the gltA gene encoding citrate synthase: protein MTTERKAILTIDGQAPVDFQIMTPTHGNDCVDIRTLGAKTGLFTYDSGFLSTASCKSTVTFIDGDKGELLYRGYPIEQLAENCNFLEVTYLLKNGELPNAKQKTAFESTIKNHTMVHEQLTKFYSGFRRDAHPMAVMTGVVGALSAFYHDAMDFSDAEHRNVSFNRLVAKMPTIVAMAYKYNTGAPFMYPDNDLDYTANFMRMMFGNPCEKYKPNPVLVNALDTIFTLHADHEQNASTSTVRLAGSSGANPFACIAAGIACLWGPAHGGANEACLQMLEQIGDVSKVGEYINRAKDKNDSFKLMGFGHRVYKNFDPRAKLMRKVCFDVLSELGLQNDRLFKLAMELEKIALEDPYFVEKKLYPNVDFYSGIVQKAIGIPTEMFTCIFALARTVGWMTQWEEMITDPEYKIGRPRQLYMGAAKRDVVPLAQRG, encoded by the coding sequence ATGACGACTGAACGCAAGGCAATTTTGACAATCGATGGACAGGCTCCCGTCGACTTCCAGATCATGACCCCGACGCACGGCAACGATTGTGTCGATATCCGCACCTTGGGTGCCAAGACCGGCTTGTTTACTTATGACTCCGGCTTCCTTTCTACCGCTAGCTGCAAGTCAACGGTTACCTTCATTGACGGTGACAAAGGCGAATTGCTCTATCGCGGCTATCCGATCGAGCAGTTGGCTGAGAATTGCAACTTCCTCGAAGTCACCTATCTGTTGAAAAACGGCGAACTGCCGAATGCCAAACAGAAAACCGCTTTCGAAAGCACCATCAAGAATCACACGATGGTGCACGAGCAGTTGACCAAGTTCTATTCCGGCTTCCGTCGCGATGCTCACCCGATGGCTGTCATGACTGGCGTTGTTGGCGCACTGTCGGCCTTCTATCACGATGCCATGGACTTCTCGGATGCCGAGCATCGGAATGTCAGCTTCAACCGCCTTGTCGCCAAGATGCCGACCATCGTCGCCATGGCTTACAAGTACAACACCGGTGCGCCGTTCATGTATCCGGACAACGATCTGGATTACACCGCCAACTTCATGCGCATGATGTTCGGCAACCCGTGCGAGAAATACAAGCCGAATCCGGTTCTGGTCAATGCACTCGACACTATCTTCACACTGCACGCTGACCACGAACAAAATGCGTCGACCTCGACGGTTCGTCTGGCTGGTTCGTCCGGTGCCAATCCTTTTGCCTGTATTGCAGCTGGTATTGCCTGTCTGTGGGGCCCGGCGCACGGCGGCGCCAACGAAGCCTGTCTGCAGATGCTTGAGCAGATTGGTGACGTTTCCAAGGTTGGTGAATACATCAATCGCGCCAAGGACAAGAACGACTCCTTCAAGCTCATGGGTTTCGGTCACCGCGTTTACAAGAACTTCGACCCGCGTGCCAAGCTCATGCGCAAGGTGTGCTTCGATGTTCTTTCCGAACTCGGCCTGCAGAACGATCGCCTGTTCAAGCTGGCGATGGAACTGGAAAAGATCGCTCTGGAAGACCCGTACTTCGTCGAGAAGAAGCTCTACCCGAACGTCGACTTCTACTCTGGTATCGTCCAGAAGGCCATCGGCATTCCGACAGAAATGTTCACCTGCATCTTCGCCCTGGCCCGTACGGTCGGCTGGATGACGCAGTGGGAAGAAATGATCACCGATCCGGAATACAAGATCGGTCGTCCGCGTCAGTTGTACATGGGTGCAGCGAAGCGCGACGTCGTGCCGCTCGCCCAACGCGGCTAA
- a CDS encoding FAD assembly factor SdhE, with protein MERADYERLRWRCIRRALLELDITLTRFLDSGEFEKLNDDQQQAFVVLADMEDYDLWDLLTGKAEIDDPRLAHMVTLIRKS; from the coding sequence ATGGAAAGAGCGGACTACGAACGTCTGCGCTGGCGTTGTATTCGTCGTGCGCTTCTCGAACTTGACATCACCCTGACACGTTTTCTGGATAGTGGCGAGTTTGAAAAGCTTAACGATGATCAGCAACAGGCGTTTGTGGTGCTTGCTGACATGGAGGATTACGATCTCTGGGACTTGCTGACTGGCAAGGCAGAGATCGATGATCCTCGCTTGGCGCACATGGTGACGCTAATTCGTAAGAGTTGA
- a CDS encoding succinate dehydrogenase iron-sulfur subunit, with translation MSKRMVQFSIYRYDPDKDDAPYMQDISVELEPTDRKLLDALTKLKAKDDAISYRRSCREGVCGSDAMNINGKNGLACLTDIDSLKQPIVLRPLPGLPVIRDLIVDMTQFFKQYHSIKPYLINNDPPPERERLQSPEDREELNGLYECILCACCSTSCPSFWWNPDKFVGPAGLLAAYRFIADTRDQATNERLDNLEDPYRLFRCHSIMNCVDVCPKGLNPTKAIGKIKDMMVRRAV, from the coding sequence ATGAGCAAACGCATGGTTCAATTCAGTATCTATCGCTACGATCCGGACAAGGATGACGCGCCTTACATGCAGGACATCTCGGTGGAACTGGAGCCGACTGACCGCAAACTGCTGGACGCGTTGACCAAACTGAAAGCCAAGGATGACGCGATTTCCTATCGTCGCTCGTGCCGTGAGGGTGTGTGTGGCTCGGATGCCATGAACATCAATGGAAAGAACGGCTTGGCTTGCCTGACCGATATCGACAGCTTGAAGCAGCCGATCGTGCTGCGTCCGTTGCCGGGCCTGCCAGTCATTCGCGACCTGATCGTCGATATGACCCAGTTCTTCAAGCAGTATCACTCGATCAAGCCTTACCTGATCAACAACGATCCGCCGCCGGAACGCGAACGTCTGCAGTCGCCAGAAGATCGCGAAGAGCTGAATGGTCTGTATGAGTGCATTCTGTGTGCCTGCTGTTCCACGTCCTGCCCGTCGTTCTGGTGGAATCCGGACAAGTTCGTCGGCCCGGCCGGTCTGCTGGCGGCTTACCGTTTCATCGCCGATACGCGCGATCAGGCAACCAACGAGCGTCTCGACAACCTCGAGGATCCGTATCGCCTGTTCCGTTGCCATTCCATCATGAACTGTGTTGACGTGTGCCCGAAGGGTCTGAACCCGACTAAGGCCATTGGCAAGATCAAGGACATGATGGTTCGTCGCGCCGTCTGA
- the sdhA gene encoding succinate dehydrogenase flavoprotein subunit produces the protein MSIPVLKFDAVIVGAGGAGLRSAIQLSEAGLKTAVLSKVFPTRSHTVAAQGGVAASLGNSEEDHWTWHMYDTVKGSDWLGDQDAIEFMCKKANEVVVELEHYGMPFDRTDDGKIYQRPFGGHMSNFGEKPVRRSCAAADRTGHAMLHAMYQRNVKANTQFFVEWMALDLIRDEEGHVLGVTAMEMETGQVVIFHARATIFATGGAGRIYYSSTNAFINTGDGLGMAARAGIPLEDMEFWQFHPTGVAGAGVLITEGVRGEGGILRNSSKERFMERYAPNAKDLASRDVVSRAMTTEIKEGRGCGVNKDYVLLDITHLDPATIMKRLPGIHEIGLQFAGVDCLKEPLPVVPTCHYQMGGIPTHYSGRVVMPKGDDMNSVVPGFYAGGECACASVHGANRLGTNSLLDLLVFGKSAGDSAVEDLKAGRAHRDLPKDVADRTLARISALDNRKGGANVHETRLAMQRTMQDHAGVFRFSDLLKEGVSKILEVEKAARNLEIKDKSMAWNTARTEALEMENLIEVAKATMISAEARKESRGAHVRDDAPDSAEFPNGRNDAVWLKHTLFSPVDNSICYKPVNMQPLSVEPVELKTRSY, from the coding sequence GTGAGTATTCCTGTTCTCAAGTTTGATGCGGTGATCGTCGGTGCTGGTGGTGCCGGTCTGCGTTCCGCGATCCAATTGTCCGAAGCCGGCCTGAAAACGGCTGTTCTTTCCAAGGTCTTTCCGACCCGTTCGCACACTGTTGCGGCACAGGGCGGTGTTGCTGCCTCGCTCGGCAACTCCGAGGAAGATCACTGGACGTGGCACATGTACGATACCGTCAAGGGTTCCGACTGGCTCGGCGACCAGGACGCGATCGAATTCATGTGCAAGAAGGCCAACGAAGTGGTCGTCGAGCTCGAGCACTACGGCATGCCGTTTGACCGTACCGACGACGGCAAGATCTATCAGCGCCCGTTCGGTGGTCACATGTCGAACTTTGGCGAAAAGCCGGTTCGTCGCTCCTGCGCTGCCGCTGATCGTACCGGTCACGCCATGCTGCATGCGATGTATCAGCGCAATGTCAAGGCCAATACGCAGTTCTTCGTCGAGTGGATGGCGCTGGACCTGATCCGTGACGAAGAAGGTCATGTCCTCGGCGTTACGGCCATGGAAATGGAAACCGGCCAGGTTGTGATCTTCCATGCTCGCGCCACCATTTTCGCGACTGGTGGTGCTGGCCGCATCTACTACTCTTCGACCAATGCCTTCATCAATACCGGAGACGGTCTCGGTATGGCTGCCCGCGCTGGTATTCCGCTCGAAGACATGGAATTCTGGCAGTTCCACCCGACCGGCGTAGCTGGTGCGGGTGTGCTGATTACCGAAGGTGTGCGCGGTGAAGGCGGCATCCTGCGTAATTCCAGCAAGGAACGCTTTATGGAGCGCTACGCGCCGAACGCCAAGGATCTGGCCTCGCGTGACGTGGTTTCCCGTGCCATGACAACCGAAATCAAGGAAGGGCGCGGTTGTGGTGTCAACAAGGACTACGTCCTGCTCGACATCACCCACCTCGACCCCGCCACCATCATGAAGCGCCTGCCAGGCATCCACGAAATCGGTTTACAGTTCGCTGGCGTTGATTGCCTGAAGGAGCCGTTGCCGGTTGTTCCGACCTGTCACTATCAGATGGGTGGTATTCCGACCCATTACTCCGGTCGTGTCGTGATGCCGAAGGGTGACGACATGAATTCCGTTGTTCCCGGCTTCTACGCCGGCGGCGAGTGCGCCTGCGCCTCGGTGCACGGTGCCAATCGTCTCGGTACCAACTCGTTGCTCGATCTGCTGGTCTTCGGCAAGTCGGCTGGTGACTCCGCTGTTGAAGACCTCAAGGCTGGCCGTGCCCACCGCGATCTTCCGAAGGATGTCGCCGACAGGACTCTGGCTCGTATCAGTGCACTGGATAATCGGAAGGGTGGTGCCAATGTGCACGAAACCCGTCTGGCCATGCAGCGCACCATGCAGGATCACGCCGGCGTGTTCCGTTTCAGCGATCTGCTGAAGGAAGGTGTCAGCAAGATTCTCGAAGTCGAAAAGGCAGCTCGTAACCTGGAGATCAAGGACAAGTCGATGGCCTGGAATACGGCCCGGACCGAAGCTCTCGAAATGGAAAATCTCATCGAAGTCGCCAAGGCCACGATGATTTCCGCCGAGGCTCGCAAGGAGTCCCGTGGAGCCCATGTGCGCGACGATGCTCCGGATAGCGCCGAGTTCCCGAATGGCCGTAACGATGCCGTGTGGCTCAAGCACACACTGTTCTCGCCGGTGGATAACTCGATCTGCTACAAGCCAGTCAACATGCAACCCCTGTCCGTCGAGCCCGTTGAGCTCAAGACGCGCTCGTACTAA